CGCGTGTTCACAAACAGCCCCAGAACACTGGCGATGGCAGCCAATACAGCTGCCGCCGCCCAGACAGGGATGAAGGCATTAGAAATAGCCAGTTCAGGCAGGATTTGCTGGAGCAGCAGCGGCAAAGGTAATGTTACCAGCGCGCTGATGACGATGCTCACTACGATATTTTTTGGTGTCATTGTATCTCTCTTATTTACATCAATAGCTGACAAATACAGAAAGCGTCAGAAGTACAGGCGAAAAGATTGGGAATGAGCTCTGACACTTCCCACAAGGTTACTTACCGAGATCATTGTTAGCTCTCTTCACACATACGCCACGGGAGGCCCTATGGAAGACCGCTTGACCGAGCTGGAAACACGGGTCGCATTTATGGACGACACCATCAACCAGCTGAACGATGAACTGATTCACCAGCAGAAAGAGCTGGAAACCTTACATCGTATGCTCCACCTCATGCATCAGCAGATGAAGCAGATGACCAATCCCGAACAATCTAATCAGGACGAGCCACCACCTCCCCACTACTAACTCACAGGAAGGTTAATCATCATCCACCGGGGATGATGAAATTTAAAAATGTATTACCAGACAAAAGCGGATGGGAGTGATATCCCATCCGCCACACAATCGACATTTCTTCAATCAGGAAGTGCGCGGAAAGTATAGATATCAAAACGGCCAGACTTTCCTTCCAGCACCATTGACGGCACTGGCCCCTCAATCGCAGGCGCTTTCCGCGCCCTTTTCACCACTATCCGACAAGGGTTGGCTGCCACTGCAGCTGCCAGCAAATCTGCGCTGTCTTCATCCGCGCCTACCAAGGTGCGAAATGCCTTCATATCCTTCTTGACCTCTGCCGACTTGTCGCTATGGGGAAACATCGGGTCAAGATAAATAACATCAGCATTCAACGCCTGAGGTTGAGCCGCCAGGCTGGTCAGATAATCCTTCCCATCCTGCTGAAACAGCTCCATACGCTCGATGATCGGCCCCACCTCGGGGTCTTCCACTGCACGTTTCATTCCATCTGCAAGCAAAGCGGCTACCCATGGGTTACGTTCACACATCTGAACCTTACAGCCCAGAGAAGCCAGGACAAAACTGTCTCGACCCAACCCTGCCGTGGCATCCAGAACGGTAGGTCGGCGCTTCCCTTTGATACCAATGGCCTTGGCTACACTCTGCCCCGTCCCGCCACCAAAAAGCCGCCGGTGTGCCTGCGCCCCCTGAAGGAAATCCACACGCACAGGGCCTGGTGCTTTTTGCCCGGTTTGTTGAATAGCTAACCCTTCCGGATGTACCCACAGGACCTGCTCATATTCAGAGACGTCTCGTGGTGACATGACATGCAGGCAGACACAACACAATTGATCGGCTAACTGTAGAGCAATGCTGATTTCAGCGTCTGAAAAGGGAAGAATAGCGAACATAGTATTAGGGACTGGCAGGCAAACATCAGGCATAGGTATCAATACCTACCAACTCAACGCTATTAGCTTCGTCGAGCTGCTTGTAACTTGAAGTGGTCAAATAGGAAGACAGGGCTTTGAACTGGCGCAGACCTATCTCGGAGGCCATCGCCCATAACTTGCCCAAAGCCTGCCGCTGGCTACTGTCGCTGGCAACCCGATGTGTGATATTACCCGAGGAAGTTGAACCTGAGCCCGTTACAGAACCTTCCTGACGGTCAGCTCTGCGCTTACTCCCTACGCGCCAGTCGTAGCCTGAATATCCCTGAACCCGCATCAGCACTTCCTATTTCAAAGTGCTACAAGTTTAACTGTTCAGTCGCCGCACTCAAGTAGGTATTAGGATGTTTTGCCGCATTTTTTAACGAAAAAAGCGGCTTTCCCCAGATTACATCAGGCAGTAACCAATACCAGCAACAACACCGTTCCAAGTAACAGGCGATAACAGGTAAGAGGCCAGAAGCTGAACTGCTTTAACAACGTCAGCAACAGATGGAAGGCCAGCAATGCAGCGATGAAGCTACTACCAAACAGTAACAGTGTTTCTGTCCAGTAGATGGGTACAGCCTCTCCCAGCATCGCCTGAGAGGCAGCAGCAACCATCGCGAGATGTATCGGCAGCGACAGCAGAATTGCCAGTCTGGCAGCAGCTACGCGCTCATAACCTATTACCAGCAGCGCGGTTATAACGACACCGGTAAAAGAGGCTCCCGGCAGGAGTCCCAGAACCTGTGCAGCCATCAGGAGCAGCAACTCTGCCCAGCTTAGCGAAATAGCCAGACGACAATAGTGACGCGAAGAGTCAGCCCACTGCAGTAGCATGGCAAAGATCAGGGTCGCAGTCACAATCAGCAACGGATGACCAATCGACATCAACCATTCACGCAGCTGCCAGTAACCCAGCAGAGCAGGTATAGCCGACAGCAATAATCCCCAGCTCAGCCAGCCTTGCGGGCTATGCTGCCCTTTCACGGACTGCCACCAACCGCTGGTCAGATGCAGGAAGTCTCGCCAGCCATAGCATAGTATGGCCAGTACTATGCCACTCTGGATAGCTATATCAGTCACCAGCGATGGCAAAGGCCATCCCAGCAACTGCAGTGGCAACATGCCATGAGAGCTGGAGGCGACAGGCAGGATGGCTGTGGCCCCCTGCACCAGGGCCACCAGCAATTGCTGCCAGAGACTCATCAACATGACAGCACAATCACCTTTGCAGAAGGGGGCACAGAACTCACGGACATGGCTTATCCTGCGGCCTTATGAGTAACCTGATCCCGGATATAGACCGGCAACGCCTCTTCCGCCCTGATAACAACACCCGCCGCCAGCAACGGCATTGCCAGCCGGGCTATGTCCTGCGCATGAGGAAATACCTCAACATGATGGGAATGTGTTTGAGCAGCTCCCGAGAAGCGTAATGCATAGCGCCAGCCACTTCCCCATCCCAACCATTCACCGGACGGAGACACGACTTTCTCAGGTGGCAAGACCTGCTCGTCGCCCTGTAAAACGGCCAGCCCTTGCTCTATGCGATACGCCGACCAGTAGACTTCATCCATGCGGGCATCCAGACTGGCCAGAATGGCCTGCTGGCCCGTTTCCCGCCACGCACCCTGCGCCATCGCAGCCAGAGTGGAAACAGGGTACAGCGGACGATCCACCGCATAAGCAAGACCCTGCGCGACTCCGGCAGCAATGCGGATCCCCGTAAACGCCCCCGGGCCGCGACCGTATGCCAGCGCATCCAGCTGCACCAGCGATACCCCCGCCTGCGCCAGCAGAGCCTCAATCATCGGTAACAGGCGCTGCGCATGAAGACGTGGGATGACCTGGAAGTCCTCGATGACCTGCTCCCCAGTCAACAGTGCGACAGAGCAGGCCTCAGTGGTTGCATCCAGGGCAAGAATATATGACATGACTTCACTCTCAATTCCGGAAGCCGCATTTTAACGCATCGACTCCCGAAACCAACCACGAGCTCAGGTCAAAATATTCACCTGCTGGTAGCTTCCTTCAATCTTCAGCTGAAAACTCATACTGCTGTACTGGCTCTCTGCCATCGAGCGCCGATGCTGCAACTGCTCGGCTGCAGAAGGGTCACCTTGCTGATAGTCCTTCTCTTCGCGGGCTTTTTCGCGTCGTTCACGCATCGCATCCAGCATTTCCTTGATCAGTTTGGTAAAGCGACTGACCGGATCATTGCTATCCTCATCCGTCTTTTTCGGTTGATGCAACTTGTTCAGCGAAGCCATTGCCTGGTTGTACAGCTCAGCCATGGACTTGAGCCAGGAATGAACCTCAGGGCTGAAATTCCCCTGATTGGCTGGCGTCGTCTGGTCAAC
This Pokkaliibacter sp. MBI-7 DNA region includes the following protein-coding sequences:
- a CDS encoding SlyX family protein, with protein sequence MEDRLTELETRVAFMDDTINQLNDELIHQQKELETLHRMLHLMHQQMKQMTNPEQSNQDEPPPPHY
- a CDS encoding undecaprenyl-diphosphate phosphatase — protein: MLMSLWQQLLVALVQGATAILPVASSSHGMLPLQLLGWPLPSLVTDIAIQSGIVLAILCYGWRDFLHLTSGWWQSVKGQHSPQGWLSWGLLLSAIPALLGYWQLREWLMSIGHPLLIVTATLIFAMLLQWADSSRHYCRLAISLSWAELLLLMAAQVLGLLPGASFTGVVITALLVIGYERVAAARLAILLSLPIHLAMVAAASQAMLGEAVPIYWTETLLLFGSSFIAALLAFHLLLTLLKQFSFWPLTCYRLLLGTVLLLVLVTA
- a CDS encoding class I SAM-dependent methyltransferase, with the translated sequence MFAILPFSDAEISIALQLADQLCCVCLHVMSPRDVSEYEQVLWVHPEGLAIQQTGQKAPGPVRVDFLQGAQAHRRLFGGGTGQSVAKAIGIKGKRRPTVLDATAGLGRDSFVLASLGCKVQMCERNPWVAALLADGMKRAVEDPEVGPIIERMELFQQDGKDYLTSLAAQPQALNADVIYLDPMFPHSDKSAEVKKDMKAFRTLVGADEDSADLLAAAVAANPCRIVVKRARKAPAIEGPVPSMVLEGKSGRFDIYTFRALPD
- the tsaB gene encoding tRNA (adenosine(37)-N6)-threonylcarbamoyltransferase complex dimerization subunit type 1 TsaB; translated protein: MSYILALDATTEACSVALLTGEQVIEDFQVIPRLHAQRLLPMIEALLAQAGVSLVQLDALAYGRGPGAFTGIRIAAGVAQGLAYAVDRPLYPVSTLAAMAQGAWRETGQQAILASLDARMDEVYWSAYRIEQGLAVLQGDEQVLPPEKVVSPSGEWLGWGSGWRYALRFSGAAQTHSHHVEVFPHAQDIARLAMPLLAAGVVIRAEEALPVYIRDQVTHKAAG